The genomic interval CAGGTGAAAGCCAACGGGATCCCGCAACCTCCAACTTTGCCACCCCCCGCCTTACCCCAGCAGGAGGTGTTACTGGCCTTCGAGCAAGTCAACTTTGCCTACGAGTCCGACTCACCCCAGATTCTGTTTGATATCAATCTCACAATCCGACGGGGGGAGCAAATCGCCATCCTTGGCCCCAATGGGGCGGGCAAATCCACCCTGATCAAACATGCAGTAGGGTTGCTTAAACCCCGCAGTGGTCGGGTTTTGGTGAAGGGGCAGGACACCCGCTCCCTTAGTGTGGCAGAGGTGGCCCGCACCGTGGGCTACGTGTTTCAAAGCCCCACCCACATGCTCTTTGCCGAGACAGTAACGCAGGAGCTGGCCTTTGGCCCTAGCAACCTGGGCTTTTCTCCAGATGCGCTGCGCCAGAGCGTGACCGCCAGCAGCCATACCCTGAACCTGACCGGGCTGGAAAACTATTCTCCCCTAGCTCTGTCATTTGGCCAGCAAAAACGCACCACCATCGCCTCGGTGCTGGCTATGCGATCTCAGATCTTGGTAATGGACGAGCCCACAGCCGGACAGGATTTTGCCAACTACACTCGATTTATGGATGCCCTGTTGGGATCCCGAGCGAGCCAAGCCTCGCTAGCCTCCAGCCATTTTGCTGCCACCTTGTTCATTACCCACGACATTGACCTGGCCCTGACCTATGCCAATCGGGTGCTGCTATTTGCCGAGGGTCGCATTCAGGCGGATGGATCCCCACTTGAGATCTCCCAGGATTTGGACACGCTGCAGCGCTGTCGGTTACGGCCCAGCTCCTTGCTCCAGCTCAACCTGGATCTGTGGCCCCGCACGGGATCCTTCTTAACGGCGGAGGCACTGGCTGCCTATGTGGACGAAACCCCATTCGGAGGTTGACCCAATGGCCAAACCCAAGCCGGATAGTTCCCAAACAGGGCTGAACTTAAGGCCGTCACGTTTGTCATTTTGTTGGTTATTTTTGTTGGTTATTTGGTTGCTGAT from Thermostichus vulcanus str. 'Rupite' carries:
- a CDS encoding ABC transporter ATP-binding protein, which gives rise to MSHDPVLVVEGLSFRYHSRPEPALRDISLTLKRGEILLVAGSSGCGKTTLARCINGLIPRSYGGDRKGNVWVNGQEVAQLSLIQVAQTIGTLLQDPERQIVASNVFSEIAFGPENLGLPRSDIVERIRRVACQLKIEHLLSRQTFQLSGGEKQKVALAGLLVMQPTLLLLDEPLASLDPASAAEVLGILRQLADEGVAILLVEHRVEDALMLAPDQLMYMEAGRVEYLGSAERFSHYADYHKVKLPASWVVQQVKANGIPQPPTLPPPALPQQEVLLAFEQVNFAYESDSPQILFDINLTIRRGEQIAILGPNGAGKSTLIKHAVGLLKPRSGRVLVKGQDTRSLSVAEVARTVGYVFQSPTHMLFAETVTQELAFGPSNLGFSPDALRQSVTASSHTLNLTGLENYSPLALSFGQQKRTTIASVLAMRSQILVMDEPTAGQDFANYTRFMDALLGSRASQASLASSHFAATLFITHDIDLALTYANRVLLFAEGRIQADGSPLEISQDLDTLQRCRLRPSSLLQLNLDLWPRTGSFLTAEALAAYVDETPFGG